A genomic window from Streptomyces sp. WMMC940 includes:
- a CDS encoding transcriptional regulator, protein MAARPLVARQPNERLQALIQEAGCSNAGLARRVNMVGAERGLDLRYDKTSVARWLRGQQPRGRAPGIIAEALGRKLGRTVTIDEIGMANGKNLASGVGLQFAPTVVGAIEQVCELWRSDVGRRDFLTGSTVAASALVEPSRDWLITGADTQVARQAGARVGLPDVEAVRAMTKALTGLDHRFGAGHVRPVVVHYLNSVVSGLLSGSYREPVGRQLFAAVARLTELAGYMAVDTGQPGLAQRYYIQALRLAQAAGDRAYGGYVLAASMSHLAAELGNPREIAQLARAAQEGARGQVTPRAEAMFHAAEARGHALLGDARTCQEAAGRAIAALDRANTESGDDPDWIAHFDHAYLADELAHCHRDLGQADQAVRRATESLDGHPESRARRRGIGLVLLATARLQQREVEEACSTGTRAMELLGTLRSSRGTEYLEDLHQRLEPYAAEPSVREFGARLQLQAA, encoded by the coding sequence ATGGCAGCGAGGCCACTCGTCGCCCGTCAGCCGAACGAACGGCTGCAGGCGCTGATCCAGGAAGCCGGATGCTCCAACGCCGGTCTGGCCCGCAGGGTCAACATGGTCGGGGCGGAACGCGGCCTCGATCTGCGCTACGACAAGACGTCGGTGGCGCGCTGGCTGCGTGGGCAGCAGCCGCGCGGGCGGGCGCCCGGCATCATCGCGGAGGCACTGGGCCGCAAGCTGGGCCGCACGGTCACGATCGACGAGATCGGAATGGCCAACGGCAAGAACCTGGCGTCCGGCGTGGGGCTGCAGTTCGCCCCCACCGTGGTCGGGGCGATCGAGCAGGTCTGCGAGCTGTGGCGCAGCGACGTGGGCCGGCGCGACTTCCTGACCGGTTCGACGGTGGCCGCCTCGGCGCTCGTCGAGCCCAGTCGGGACTGGCTGATCACCGGAGCCGACACCCAGGTGGCCCGGCAGGCCGGGGCGCGGGTGGGGCTGCCGGACGTCGAGGCCGTGCGGGCGATGACGAAGGCGCTCACCGGTCTCGACCACCGGTTCGGCGCCGGGCACGTCCGGCCGGTCGTCGTCCACTACCTCAACAGCGTGGTGTCCGGGCTGCTCTCCGGCTCGTACCGGGAGCCGGTGGGGCGGCAGCTCTTCGCCGCGGTGGCGCGGCTCACGGAGCTCGCGGGCTACATGGCCGTCGACACGGGCCAGCCGGGCCTCGCCCAGCGCTACTACATCCAGGCCCTGCGGCTGGCCCAGGCCGCGGGCGACCGCGCCTACGGCGGCTACGTCCTGGCCGCGTCGATGAGCCACCTCGCCGCGGAGCTCGGGAACCCGAGGGAGATCGCCCAGCTCGCGCGGGCCGCGCAGGAGGGCGCCCGGGGCCAGGTCACACCGCGCGCGGAGGCGATGTTCCACGCGGCGGAGGCCCGGGGGCACGCGCTGCTCGGGGACGCGCGTACCTGCCAGGAGGCGGCCGGCAGGGCCATCGCCGCACTGGACCGGGCGAACACCGAATCGGGGGACGATCCCGACTGGATCGCCCACTTCGACCACGCGTACCTCGCCGACGAGCTGGCCCACTGCCACCGCGACCTCGGCCAGGCCGACCAGGCGGTCCGCCGGGCCACCGAGTCCCTGGACGGGCATCCCGAGTCGCGCGCGCGGCGCCGGGGGATCGGGCTGGTCCTGCTGGCCACGGCCCGGCTCCAGCAGCGTGAGGTCGAGGAGGCCTGCAGCACGGGCACACGGGCGATGGAGCTCCTCGGCACCCTTCGTTCCAGCCGTGGCACGGAGTACCTGGAGGACCTGCACCAGCGGCTGGAGCCGTACGCGGCGGAGCCGTCCGTACGCGAGTTCGGCGCGAGGCTGCAGCTGCAGGCGGCGTGA
- a CDS encoding SIS domain-containing protein, with product MGENELAGRFFDAAIGLLERVRDEEAAHIAAAGAAIADTVASGGRLFAFGAGHSSLAAQDVVYRAGGLALMNLLAVPGAVGVDVMPATLGSALERVDGLAGAVLDSSPARAGDVLVVVSLSGRNALPVEMALNARALGLKVIGVTSVAYAAETKSRHASGTFLKDHCDIVLDSKIAVGDAELTAQGVAAPFAPASTVVTSALMQATLAAAAGELAERGIEPPLLRSGNVDGGHEWNGRVMAEYADRIFYRR from the coding sequence ATGGGCGAGAACGAGCTGGCGGGTCGGTTCTTCGACGCCGCGATCGGGCTGCTGGAACGCGTGCGCGACGAGGAGGCGGCGCACATCGCCGCGGCCGGTGCGGCCATCGCGGACACCGTCGCCTCGGGCGGGAGGCTGTTCGCCTTCGGCGCGGGCCACTCCTCGCTCGCCGCACAGGACGTCGTCTACCGGGCGGGCGGCCTGGCACTGATGAACCTGCTCGCCGTCCCCGGCGCCGTCGGTGTCGACGTGATGCCCGCGACCCTCGGCTCCGCGCTGGAGCGCGTCGACGGCCTCGCCGGTGCCGTACTCGACTCCAGCCCCGCCCGCGCCGGCGACGTGCTGGTCGTCGTCTCCCTCTCCGGCCGCAACGCCCTGCCCGTCGAGATGGCCCTGAACGCGCGGGCGCTCGGGCTGAAGGTGATCGGGGTGACGTCCGTGGCGTACGCCGCGGAGACGAAGTCCCGGCACGCCTCGGGCACGTTCCTCAAGGACCACTGCGACATCGTCCTCGACTCCAAGATCGCGGTCGGTGACGCCGAACTGACCGCGCAGGGCGTCGCGGCCCCGTTCGCGCCCGCCTCCACGGTCGTCACCAGCGCCCTGATGCAGGCGACCCTCGCCGCCGCGGCCGGCGAACTGGCAGAGCGCGGCATCGAGCCGCCCCTGCTGCGGTCGGGGAACGTGGACGGCGGACACGAGTGGAACGGCCGGGTCATGGCCGAGTACGCGGACCGGATCTTCTACCGCCGCTGA
- a CDS encoding metal-dependent transcriptional regulator, protein MSGLIDTTEMYLRTILELEEEGVVPMRARIAERLDQSGPTVSQTVARMERDGLVTVAGDRHLELTEEGRRLATRVMRKHRLAECLLVDVIGLEWEQVHAEACRWEHVMSEAVERRVLELLRHPTESPYGNPIPGLEELGEKSEAEAFLDDGMVSLADLDAGTEAKTVVVRRIGEPIQTDAQLMYTLRRAGVQPGSVVSVTESAGGVLVGSGGEAAELKADVASHVFVAKR, encoded by the coding sequence ATGTCCGGACTGATCGACACGACGGAGATGTATCTCCGCACCATCCTCGAGCTGGAAGAGGAAGGCGTGGTCCCGATGCGCGCACGCATCGCGGAACGGCTTGACCAGAGCGGGCCGACGGTCAGCCAGACCGTCGCGCGGATGGAGCGCGACGGGCTCGTGACGGTCGCGGGCGACCGTCACCTGGAGCTGACCGAGGAGGGCCGCCGGCTCGCCACCCGCGTGATGCGCAAGCACCGGCTCGCCGAGTGCCTCCTGGTCGATGTGATCGGCCTGGAGTGGGAGCAGGTCCACGCCGAGGCGTGCCGCTGGGAGCACGTGATGAGCGAGGCCGTGGAGCGGCGCGTGCTCGAGCTCCTGCGGCACCCGACCGAGTCGCCGTACGGCAACCCGATCCCGGGCCTGGAGGAGCTGGGCGAGAAGTCGGAGGCCGAGGCGTTCCTGGACGACGGCATGGTCAGCCTGGCCGACCTCGACGCCGGCACGGAGGCGAAGACGGTGGTGGTCCGGCGGATCGGGGAGCCGATCCAGACGGACGCCCAGCTGATGTACACGCTCCGCCGCGCCGGTGTGCAGCCCGGCTCGGTGGTGAGCGTGACCGAGTCGGCGGGCGGGGTGCTGGTGGGCAGCGGCGGTGAGGCCGCGGAGCTGAAGGCGGACGTCGCCTCGCACGTCTTCGTGGCGAAGCGCTGA
- the pdxH gene encoding pyridoxamine 5'-phosphate oxidase, with product MTDALDPAAMREHYRSTPLDEADLPADPMEQFVHWFKDAAAGRLHEPNAMVVSTATPDGRPSARTVLLKHFDDRGFVFYTNYASRKGRELEANPHVSLLFPWHPLTRQVIVTGTAARVGRDETAAYFRTRPHGSQLGAWASPQSSVLTSRGELLRRYEELADRYPAGEQVPVPPEWGGYRVTPGTVEFWQGHENRLHDRLRYVRTPEGPVGWRVERLAP from the coding sequence GTGACCGACGCCCTCGACCCCGCCGCCATGCGCGAGCACTACCGCTCGACGCCGCTCGACGAGGCGGACCTGCCCGCCGATCCGATGGAGCAGTTCGTCCACTGGTTCAAGGACGCCGCGGCAGGCCGGCTCCACGAGCCGAACGCCATGGTCGTCTCCACGGCCACCCCCGACGGCCGGCCGTCCGCCCGGACCGTGCTGTTGAAGCACTTCGACGACCGCGGCTTCGTCTTCTACACGAACTACGCCTCGCGCAAGGGCCGCGAACTCGAGGCCAATCCGCACGTCTCGCTGCTGTTCCCCTGGCACCCACTGACCCGGCAGGTCATCGTCACCGGAACCGCGGCCCGGGTGGGCCGCGACGAGACGGCCGCGTACTTCCGCACCCGGCCCCACGGCTCCCAGCTCGGCGCCTGGGCCAGCCCCCAGTCCTCGGTGCTCACGTCCCGCGGGGAGCTGCTGCGGCGGTACGAGGAACTCGCCGACCGGTACCCGGCGGGTGAGCAGGTGCCGGTGCCGCCGGAGTGGGGCGGCTACCGGGTGACACCGGGGACCGTCGAGTTCTGGCAGGGCCACGAGAACCGGCTCCACGACCGCCTCCGCTACGTCCGTACCCCGGAGGGGCCCGTCGGCTGGCGGGTGGAGCGGCTGGCTCCGTGA
- a CDS encoding transporter, protein MSVFVRLKMSLLANGLRQSSGRTAAFVTSAVLALLVAAGQFIGFVLLRGTAHAASLVVLLVAVLALGWAFLPLFFPSGDETLDPTRLVMLPLRPGPMVSALLVASLVGIGPLFTLCLVVGAALALAHGAAGVVAAVVAVPLAVLVCVALARAVAAANIRLLTSRKGRDLAVLSGLVIAVGIQFVNFGVQRLGQAGGLTALDPAAAVVRWIPPASALGAVDSASAGAYGSAATQLALSGAALAALLYGWQRSLTRLMTAPDGSTLAAASEPTGRHTSTGLHRLLPGGRTGTVMQRSLRYVWRDPKTKTAWVTALVIGLIVPLFNALQGTGSIYFACFASGMLGIQMYNQFGQDTSAFWMVAQTIASPHDAYLELRARALALLLITLPYTMLVTVATAAVLGDWRALPEALGIALGLLGAMMATGAVASARFPYSIPQDSAYKNVAPGQGGLAWISIFGGMIASALLCSPLIALTIWLNAANAESAIWILLPLGAVYGAAVAWGGLRVAAPQTAARLPEILTAVSKG, encoded by the coding sequence ATGTCGGTGTTCGTACGGCTCAAAATGTCGCTGCTGGCCAACGGGCTGCGGCAGTCGTCCGGCCGCACGGCCGCGTTCGTCACCTCGGCCGTACTGGCGCTGCTGGTCGCCGCAGGCCAGTTCATCGGCTTCGTCCTGCTGCGCGGCACCGCGCACGCGGCCTCCCTGGTGGTGCTGCTGGTGGCGGTGCTGGCGCTGGGCTGGGCGTTCCTCCCGCTGTTCTTCCCGAGCGGTGACGAGACGCTGGACCCGACCCGGCTGGTGATGCTGCCGCTGCGGCCGGGCCCGATGGTGTCGGCGCTGCTGGTGGCGTCGCTGGTGGGCATCGGGCCGCTGTTCACGCTCTGCCTGGTGGTCGGCGCCGCGCTGGCCCTGGCGCACGGGGCAGCCGGGGTGGTGGCCGCGGTGGTCGCCGTGCCGCTGGCGGTGCTGGTGTGCGTGGCGCTGGCGCGGGCGGTCGCCGCCGCCAACATCCGCCTGCTGACCAGCCGCAAGGGCCGCGACCTGGCCGTGCTGAGCGGTCTGGTGATCGCGGTCGGGATCCAGTTCGTGAACTTCGGTGTGCAGCGCCTCGGCCAGGCCGGTGGGCTCACCGCGCTGGACCCGGCGGCGGCCGTGGTCCGCTGGATCCCGCCCGCGTCGGCGCTCGGCGCCGTCGACTCCGCGAGCGCCGGGGCTTACGGGTCGGCGGCGACGCAACTCGCGCTGTCCGGCGCCGCCCTGGCCGCCCTGCTGTACGGATGGCAGCGCAGTCTGACGCGTCTGATGACCGCCCCGGACGGCTCGACCCTCGCGGCGGCCTCGGAGCCGACCGGGCGGCACACGTCCACGGGCCTGCACCGGCTGCTGCCGGGCGGGCGCACGGGCACGGTCATGCAGCGCAGCCTCCGCTACGTCTGGCGTGACCCGAAGACGAAGACCGCGTGGGTGACGGCGCTGGTGATCGGGCTGATCGTGCCGCTGTTCAACGCCCTCCAGGGGACCGGCTCGATCTACTTCGCGTGCTTCGCGTCGGGGATGCTCGGCATCCAGATGTACAACCAGTTCGGCCAGGACACGTCGGCGTTCTGGATGGTCGCGCAGACGATCGCCTCACCCCACGACGCCTACCTCGAACTGCGTGCCCGTGCACTGGCGTTGCTGCTGATCACCCTGCCGTACACGATGCTGGTGACGGTCGCCACGGCCGCCGTGCTGGGCGACTGGCGCGCGCTGCCGGAGGCGCTGGGGATCGCGCTGGGGCTGCTCGGCGCGATGATGGCGACCGGCGCGGTGGCCTCGGCGCGTTTCCCGTACTCGATCCCGCAGGACAGCGCCTACAAGAACGTGGCGCCGGGGCAGGGCGGGCTCGCGTGGATCTCCATCTTCGGCGGGATGATCGCCTCGGCGCTGCTGTGCTCCCCGTTGATCGCGCTGACGATCTGGCTGAACGCCGCGAACGCCGAGTCGGCGATATGGATTCTGCTGCCGCTGGGTGCCGTGTACGGCGCGGCGGTGGCCTGGGGCGGGCTGCGGGTGGCGGCCCCTCAGACGGCCGCACGGCTGCCGGAGATCCTGACGGCCGTCAGCAAGGGATGA
- a CDS encoding bifunctional DNA primase/polymerase — MEDTIDGSIGLTEAAQIPVQRGTQLLDSAVRYVEERHWDVFPGTWLEAVEGAERCSCGAPVCDAPGAHAARPDWSGQATGSAVAARRLWGRQPRASILMPTGRTFDALEVPESAGFLALARMERMDMTLGPVVCGPNRRVLFLVLPGAAVKLPELVRRLGWMPGSLDLVARGDGQYVAAPPTRVGGQGAVQWVRKPTPANRWLPDAEELISPLAYACGREAADGRDRRS; from the coding sequence GTGGAAGACACCATCGACGGGTCGATCGGCCTCACCGAGGCGGCCCAGATCCCCGTACAGCGCGGCACGCAACTGCTGGACAGCGCGGTCCGTTACGTGGAGGAGCGCCACTGGGACGTGTTCCCCGGCACCTGGCTGGAGGCCGTCGAGGGCGCCGAACGGTGCTCGTGCGGCGCACCCGTGTGCGATGCGCCGGGGGCGCACGCCGCCCGGCCGGACTGGTCGGGCCAGGCGACCGGCAGCGCCGTCGCCGCGCGCCGGCTGTGGGGCAGGCAGCCGAGGGCGTCGATCCTGATGCCCACGGGGAGGACGTTCGACGCCCTGGAGGTCCCGGAGTCGGCCGGCTTCCTCGCCCTGGCCCGGATGGAGCGGATGGACATGACCCTCGGGCCGGTGGTCTGCGGCCCGAACCGGCGCGTGCTGTTCCTCGTCCTGCCGGGCGCGGCCGTGAAGCTCCCGGAGCTGGTGCGCAGGCTCGGCTGGATGCCCGGCTCGCTCGACCTGGTGGCGCGCGGCGACGGGCAGTACGTCGCGGCGCCGCCGACGCGCGTCGGCGGCCAGGGAGCCGTGCAGTGGGTGCGCAAGCCGACGCCCGCGAACCGCTGGCTGCCGGACGCCGAGGAGCTGATCAGCCCGCTGGCCTACGCATGCGGGCGGGAGGCCGCCGACGGGCGGGACCGCCGATCGTAG
- a CDS encoding citrate synthase 2, with protein MSDFVPGLEGVVAFETEIAEPDKEGGALRYRGVDIEDLVGHVSFGNVWGLLVDGAFNPGLPPAEPFPIPVHSGDIRVDVQSALAMLAPVWGLKPLLDIDEAQARDDLARAAVMALSYVAQSARGQGLPMVPQREIDKAESVVERFMIRWRGEPDPKHVKAVDAYWTSAAEHGMNASTFTARVIASTGADVAAALSGAVGAMSGPLHGGAPSRVLGMIEEIERTGDAAAYVRKALDKGERLMGFGHRVYRAEDPRARVLRRTAKELGAPRYEIAEALEKAALEELHNRRPDRVLATNVEFWAAIMLDFAEVPAHMFTSMFSCARTAGWSAHILEQKRTGRLVRPSARYVGPGPRDPRSIEGYADIAGIADTADIAAR; from the coding sequence ATGTCCGATTTCGTACCCGGACTCGAGGGAGTCGTCGCGTTCGAGACGGAGATCGCCGAACCCGACAAGGAGGGCGGCGCGCTCCGCTACCGCGGTGTCGACATCGAGGACCTCGTCGGCCACGTCTCCTTCGGGAACGTGTGGGGGCTGCTGGTGGACGGGGCGTTCAACCCCGGTCTGCCGCCCGCCGAGCCGTTCCCGATCCCGGTCCACTCCGGTGACATCCGCGTCGACGTCCAGTCGGCGCTCGCGATGCTCGCCCCCGTCTGGGGCCTGAAGCCGCTCCTCGACATCGACGAGGCGCAGGCTCGCGACGACCTCGCCCGGGCCGCCGTGATGGCGCTCTCGTACGTGGCACAGAGTGCCCGCGGCCAGGGTCTGCCGATGGTGCCGCAGCGGGAGATCGACAAGGCCGAGTCGGTCGTCGAACGGTTCATGATCCGCTGGCGGGGCGAGCCGGACCCCAAGCACGTGAAGGCCGTCGACGCCTACTGGACGTCGGCCGCGGAGCACGGAATGAACGCCTCCACCTTCACCGCCCGGGTCATCGCCTCGACGGGTGCCGATGTGGCTGCCGCGCTGTCCGGCGCCGTCGGCGCCATGTCGGGTCCGCTGCACGGCGGCGCCCCGTCCCGGGTGCTCGGCATGATCGAGGAGATCGAGCGCACCGGGGACGCGGCCGCGTACGTCAGGAAGGCCCTGGACAAGGGCGAGCGCCTGATGGGCTTCGGCCACCGGGTGTACCGGGCCGAGGACCCGCGCGCCCGCGTCCTGCGCAGGACGGCGAAGGAGTTGGGCGCGCCCCGCTACGAGATCGCGGAGGCGCTGGAGAAGGCCGCGCTGGAGGAGTTGCACAACCGTCGCCCGGACCGGGTCCTGGCGACGAACGTGGAGTTCTGGGCGGCGATCATGCTGGACTTCGCCGAGGTCCCTGCGCACATGTTCACGTCGATGTTCAGCTGCGCCCGTACGGCGGGCTGGTCGGCGCACATCCTGGAGCAGAAGCGCACCGGCCGTCTGGTGCGGCCGTCCGCCCGCTACGTCGGCCCGGGGCCGCGCGACCCGCGCTCGATCGAGGGTTACGCGGATATCGCAGGCATCGCCGACACCGCAGACATCGCCGCGCGGTAG
- a CDS encoding ABC transporter ATP-binding protein, with amino-acid sequence MPDQASDRTVDTAGGAPGEAPPAVRVEGLWKRFGEQIAVAGVDLTLPAGKFIGLVGPNGAGKTTTLSMVTGLLRPDQGRIEVAGHDVWRDPAEVKSRIGVLPEGLRLFERLSGGELLSYTGRLRGLPGEEVDKRAAQLLDVLDLAGARHKLVVDYSTGMRKKIGLAAALLHNPQVLFLDEPFEGVDPVSAQTIRGVLERYTASGATVVFSSHVMELVESLCDWVAVMAAGRIRAHGPLAEVRGSARSLQDAFLELVGANGRDTGDALDWLGGGAR; translated from the coding sequence ATGCCCGACCAGGCATCGGACCGGACGGTGGACACGGCGGGCGGCGCGCCCGGGGAGGCACCTCCCGCCGTCCGGGTGGAGGGTCTCTGGAAGCGGTTCGGCGAACAGATCGCGGTCGCCGGCGTGGATCTCACGCTGCCCGCGGGAAAGTTCATCGGCCTGGTCGGACCCAACGGCGCCGGCAAGACCACGACGCTGTCGATGGTCACCGGGCTCCTCCGCCCCGACCAGGGACGCATCGAGGTCGCCGGCCACGACGTCTGGAGGGATCCGGCCGAGGTCAAGTCCCGGATCGGTGTCCTGCCCGAGGGCCTGCGGTTGTTCGAGCGGCTGTCGGGCGGTGAACTCCTCTCCTACACCGGCCGGTTGCGGGGACTCCCCGGCGAGGAGGTGGACAAGCGGGCCGCCCAGCTGCTGGACGTGCTGGATCTCGCGGGCGCCCGGCACAAGCTGGTCGTCGACTACTCGACCGGTATGCGCAAGAAGATCGGCCTGGCGGCGGCACTGCTGCACAACCCGCAGGTGCTCTTCCTGGACGAGCCGTTCGAGGGCGTCGACCCGGTGTCCGCACAGACCATCCGCGGGGTTCTGGAGCGGTACACCGCGTCCGGGGCGACCGTCGTCTTCTCCAGCCACGTCATGGAGCTGGTGGAATCGCTGTGCGACTGGGTCGCGGTGATGGCCGCCGGCCGGATCAGGGCGCACGGCCCTCTCGCGGAGGTCCGCGGTTCGGCGCGGTCCCTGCAGGACGCCTTCCTGGAGTTGGTCGGTGCCAACGGGCGGGACACCGGCGACGCGCTGGACTGGCTCGGCGGCGGTGCCCGGTGA
- a CDS encoding alpha/beta fold hydrolase, whose translation MVRRIDVTGTAGVRLAAWEFADPPKGRGETDRVPGVLLLHGLMGRASHWARTARWLSERHRAVALDQRGHGRSERPADGAFTREAYVADAAAAVERLGLAPAILVGHSMGALTAWQLAAERPDLVRALVICDMRASALGAASQREWEDWFRSWPVPFATLADVRKWFGEDDPWLERPSPSRGEFFVEVMAERADGWRPVFSRRQMLRSRATWVHDAHWDSLAQVTCPTLVVRGLDGELGRAEAQEMVRVLSRGQYAEVADAGHLVHYDQPEAWRAVVEPFLDGVLTA comes from the coding sequence ATGGTGCGGCGCATCGACGTGACCGGTACGGCCGGTGTTCGGCTCGCGGCCTGGGAGTTCGCCGACCCGCCCAAGGGGCGCGGCGAGACGGACCGCGTCCCGGGCGTCTTACTCCTCCACGGGCTGATGGGCCGGGCCTCGCACTGGGCCCGCACCGCCCGCTGGCTGTCCGAGCGGCACCGTGCGGTCGCCCTCGACCAGCGCGGGCACGGCCGCAGCGAGCGGCCCGCCGACGGAGCGTTCACCCGCGAGGCGTACGTGGCGGACGCGGCGGCCGCGGTGGAGCGACTGGGCCTGGCGCCGGCGATCCTCGTCGGCCACTCCATGGGTGCCCTGACCGCCTGGCAGCTCGCCGCCGAGCGTCCCGACCTCGTGCGGGCCCTGGTCATCTGCGACATGCGCGCCTCCGCGCTCGGGGCGGCCTCCCAGCGGGAGTGGGAGGACTGGTTCCGCTCGTGGCCCGTGCCCTTCGCGACACTGGCGGACGTGCGCAAGTGGTTCGGCGAGGACGACCCCTGGTTGGAGCGTCCGAGCCCGTCTCGGGGCGAGTTCTTCGTCGAGGTGATGGCCGAACGGGCGGACGGCTGGCGGCCCGTCTTCTCCCGCCGCCAGATGCTGCGGTCCCGGGCGACCTGGGTGCACGACGCGCACTGGGACTCGCTCGCCCAGGTCACGTGCCCGACGCTCGTGGTCCGCGGGCTCGACGGTGAACTGGGTCGTGCGGAGGCCCAGGAGATGGTCCGGGTCCTGTCTCGCGGGCAGTACGCGGAGGTGGCGGATGCCGGCCATCTCGTCCACTACGACCAGCCGGAGGCCTGGCGCGCGGTCGTCGAGCCCTTCCTCGACGGCGTCCTGACGGCGTGA
- a CDS encoding subtilase-type protease inhibitor — MRYIVHTLGATASAAALVLSGLAAGTAHADAAGHTGLYAPSALVLAVGRGEAAATATVERAVTLNCAPAPGGTHPSARAACGELNAVDGEFALLTGTSERPCTRQWDPVTITATGVWEGKRVDWSATYGNACEMRESMNGSAVFAF; from the coding sequence ATGCGTTACATCGTCCACACACTCGGCGCGACGGCCTCCGCCGCGGCGCTCGTGCTCAGCGGTCTGGCCGCGGGCACCGCGCACGCCGATGCCGCCGGTCACACGGGGCTCTACGCGCCGTCCGCCCTGGTGCTGGCGGTCGGCAGGGGCGAAGCCGCCGCGACGGCGACCGTCGAGCGCGCGGTCACGCTGAACTGCGCCCCGGCGCCGGGCGGCACCCACCCGTCCGCCCGCGCGGCCTGCGGTGAACTGAACGCGGTGGACGGCGAGTTCGCCCTGCTGACCGGCACGTCAGAGCGCCCCTGCACCCGGCAGTGGGACCCGGTCACGATCACCGCCACCGGGGTCTGGGAGGGCAAGCGCGTCGACTGGTCGGCCACGTACGGCAACGCGTGCGAGATGCGGGAGAGCATGAACGGATCTGCCGTATTCGCCTTCTGA
- a CDS encoding PAS domain-containing protein: MSASKSEATSALGPDEPERDGPGSDLLAALLDGMDAALCAFDADGVITHWNREAERILGWSAEEAVGRRGFAGWAVRTADADDVQGRLMAAMTAPGRQVHEFALLRKDGGRVLVRTQSAGVRGADGGPAGVYCAFSEVHAQIDLERSIALSEALFEDASWGVVLVDVDLRPAVVNRQAARMLGSAGRTTALGRPLGELVVQGVEELEGALHHVLADGAPGALVELWLTVRTDEGEQRRCWRSGFLRLASPLAEEPVPLGVGWLFQDVTQAKLAEQEADRLRFRFSQLHRAARAAAECEDPLEAATTRLDFALAGFADHALVDVLSEDGERLVRAAATPSGAPGPVARVAGAGIPLRYPQGHPALQAMDRVGSVRTSTGGGPDRTESWAAERQWPRDAVHALSTVLRSRGRTLGVVTFLRSANRPRFERPDAEYAESVATHVAAALDLARARGG; the protein is encoded by the coding sequence ATGAGTGCTTCCAAGAGCGAGGCCACCAGCGCGCTGGGACCGGACGAGCCGGAGCGGGACGGCCCCGGTTCCGATCTCCTCGCGGCGCTGCTGGACGGGATGGACGCCGCGCTGTGCGCGTTCGACGCGGACGGTGTGATCACCCACTGGAACCGGGAGGCCGAGCGGATCCTCGGCTGGTCGGCGGAGGAGGCCGTGGGACGGCGCGGTTTCGCCGGATGGGCCGTGCGGACCGCGGACGCGGACGACGTGCAGGGCCGGCTGATGGCCGCGATGACCGCACCGGGCCGCCAGGTCCACGAGTTCGCGCTGCTGCGCAAGGACGGCGGGCGGGTGCTCGTACGCACGCAGTCCGCCGGGGTGCGCGGTGCGGACGGCGGGCCTGCCGGGGTGTACTGCGCGTTCAGCGAGGTGCACGCCCAGATCGATCTGGAGCGGTCGATCGCCTTGAGCGAGGCGCTGTTCGAGGACGCGTCGTGGGGCGTCGTGCTGGTGGACGTGGACCTGCGGCCCGCCGTCGTGAACCGGCAGGCGGCCCGGATGCTGGGCTCCGCCGGGCGTACGACGGCGCTCGGGCGCCCGCTCGGGGAACTGGTCGTGCAGGGCGTCGAGGAGCTGGAGGGCGCACTGCACCACGTCCTCGCCGACGGTGCGCCCGGCGCGCTCGTCGAGCTGTGGCTGACGGTGCGCACCGACGAGGGCGAGCAGCGCAGGTGCTGGCGCAGCGGATTCCTCCGGCTGGCGTCGCCGCTCGCCGAGGAACCGGTGCCACTGGGCGTCGGCTGGCTGTTCCAGGACGTCACCCAGGCCAAGCTCGCGGAGCAGGAGGCGGACCGGCTGCGGTTCCGGTTCAGCCAGCTGCACCGGGCCGCCCGGGCGGCGGCCGAGTGCGAGGACCCTTTGGAGGCGGCGACGACGCGGCTCGACTTCGCCCTCGCCGGATTCGCCGACCACGCCCTCGTCGACGTGCTGTCGGAGGACGGCGAACGGCTGGTGCGGGCCGCGGCGACGCCGTCGGGGGCCCCGGGGCCGGTCGCGAGGGTGGCGGGCGCGGGCATCCCCCTCCGGTATCCGCAGGGCCACCCCGCACTCCAGGCGATGGACCGCGTCGGCTCCGTCCGTACCAGCACGGGGGGAGGACCGGACCGCACCGAGAGCTGGGCCGCGGAGCGCCAGTGGCCGCGAGACGCGGTGCACGCCCTGTCCACGGTGCTCCGCAGCCGCGGCCGCACGCTCGGTGTCGTCACCTTCCTGCGGTCCGCCAACCGCCCCCGCTTCGAACGCCCCGACGCGGAGTACGCGGAGAGCGTCGCGACGCACGTGGCGGCCGCACTGGACCTGGCCCGGGCGCGCGGCGGATAG